A genomic region of Lachnoclostridium edouardi contains the following coding sequences:
- a CDS encoding ABC transporter permease, with amino-acid sequence MRYVLSLLKEIVNKRKLIWDLSKADFRKRFVGSYFGVVWMFVQPVVTVLIYFFIFQVGFKSVPPVPGVPYVLWLVPGIVPWFFYSEVLNTVTGCLQEYHYLVKKVVFQVEILPVIKLISCLMVHGFFILIMLAMTLCYGQAPKITWLQIFYYSFAAAVLALGIGYFTCAVNVFFKDMAQIVSICLQFGMWLVPIMYQEEMFTDKAPWVLTVFKLNPFYYIVAGYRGSILEGNWFWERPTLTLYFWAFTAVMFLAGLKVFKKLRPHFSDVL; translated from the coding sequence ATGAGATATGTGCTTTCTCTGCTAAAAGAGATTGTAAATAAACGGAAGCTGATTTGGGATCTGTCAAAGGCTGATTTTAGAAAAAGATTTGTAGGTTCCTATTTTGGCGTAGTGTGGATGTTTGTTCAGCCGGTGGTGACAGTGCTGATTTACTTCTTTATTTTCCAGGTGGGATTTAAAAGTGTGCCGCCTGTGCCGGGAGTGCCTTATGTGCTGTGGCTGGTGCCGGGAATCGTGCCCTGGTTTTTTTACAGCGAGGTGTTGAATACAGTTACCGGGTGTCTTCAGGAATATCACTACCTGGTAAAAAAAGTAGTGTTTCAGGTGGAGATTCTGCCGGTTATTAAACTGATTTCCTGTCTTATGGTCCACGGCTTTTTTATTTTAATTATGCTGGCAATGACCTTGTGCTACGGTCAGGCTCCTAAGATTACATGGCTCCAGATTTTTTATTATAGCTTTGCCGCCGCAGTTTTAGCTCTTGGAATCGGATATTTTACCTGCGCTGTAAACGTATTTTTTAAAGACATGGCTCAAATTGTAAGTATTTGCCTTCAGTTTGGCATGTGGCTGGTGCCTATTATGTACCAGGAAGAAATGTTTACGGACAAGGCTCCCTGGGTGCTGACTGTATTTAAGCTGAATCCTTTTTATTATATTGTGGCAGGCTACAGAGGCAGTATTCTGGAAGGAAACTGGTTCTGGGAAAGGCCCACTTTGACCTTGTACTTCTG
- the rfbC gene encoding dTDP-4-dehydrorhamnose 3,5-epimerase, whose translation MGKIKVTRCNIKGLYVIEPTVFKDERGYFMETYNQNDFQEAGLDMVFVQDNQSMSVKGVLRGLHYQKQFPQGKLVRVVRGEVFDVAVDLRADSETYGKWFGVVLSAENKKQFYIPEGFAHGFLVLSEEAEFAYKCTDFYHPGDEGGMAYNDPEIGIQWPIEPGMELIISEKDQKWGGFKETFQF comes from the coding sequence ATGGGAAAGATAAAGGTAACTCGATGTAATATTAAAGGATTGTATGTAATCGAGCCTACAGTATTTAAGGATGAAAGAGGCTATTTTATGGAAACATATAATCAAAACGACTTTCAGGAGGCAGGGCTTGACATGGTGTTTGTTCAGGATAACCAGTCTATGTCAGTAAAGGGCGTGCTGAGAGGACTTCACTATCAGAAGCAGTTTCCCCAGGGAAAGCTGGTTCGGGTTGTGAGAGGAGAGGTTTTTGACGTGGCTGTAGATTTAAGAGCTGACTCAGAAACATATGGAAAATGGTTTGGAGTTGTGTTGTCAGCAGAAAATAAAAAGCAGTTTTACATTCCAGAAGGGTTTGCCCACGGATTTCTTGTATTATCTGAGGAGGCGGAATTTGCATACAAATGCACTGACTTCTACCATCCCGGAGACGAGGGAGGAATGGCCTATAATGATCCGGAAATTGGAATTCAGTGGCCTATAGAACCTGGAATGGAGCTGATTATTTCTGAAAAAGATCAGAAATGGGGAGGCTTTAAAGAAACCTTCCAGTTTTAG